aaaaaaaaaaaaaaatatatatatatatatagaaagagtGCTTAATTAAGAAGTTTGAGCAACCTTTACAAACACATCTTCAAGCGTTGTGTCTGCAAGTCCCCAAGCAACCACCGGGAACATCTTCTTTGCCTTTTCCACCGCCTGAAACACCTCAGCGATCTTTGTCTCCTTCTTTGGCAGCTCAAACTTTTGAGTCCCCAAGGTTCGATATATCTTCTTTGCGTTCTTGGAGAAGCTATGCACTAGTTTCTCCACTTCTTGCTCGTGTTCTTCTGAGGTTGTCATAGTCAATACATAGGATCCTCCATATCTACCCTTCAGCTGTCATTATGTTTTCAGTTATAAATTTCTTCTCTAGATTTTCTGATGAATGTCGATAGCCCAAGTTCATTTTTATGAATATTGGTCGTTAATAATATATagggttttctgcaaaaaaaccctcaatgtggtttttttttgcaaattaatccgcGAACTCAAAAACTCACGGGTCAACCCTCCAAGTGCCAGTCAAACCGTAATATAACCCTCGGCCGTATTTATGTGTATTAgactgtgtataattttaacattttttcaatactaggtcgttttggcgctaattttttaatgaaaaaaatttgttgaactCGTGGTTTGAAATTTGAACCTTAAATATCATGTGCATGCTATATAACCATCTCggccaacaaatatatttgtttatttaacaaACGCAATTATATAGATTTCTAAAACGAAATGACCTTGTTTTTCTCAGACATGGGAGCTTGCGTAAATGCACAATGAAGGTGGagttcaacaaatttttttcattaaaaaattagcgccaaaacgacctagtattgaaaaaatgttaaaattatacacagtcaaatacacataaatatggCCGAGGGTTATATTGCGGTTTGACTGGCACTTGGAGGATTGACCTGTGGGTTTTTGAGTTTgcggattaatttgcaaaaaaaaaccacattgAGGGTTTATTTGCAGAAAACCCTAATATATAAGTAAAACATGTACTGTTTTAATTTTACCTCCTTAGGATTGCCTATGCACTGCAAACTTCCATTGACGAATATTCCAAGACGATCACATAACACTTCAGCTTCTTCCATTGAGTGTGCTGAAACATATAACCAAAGCTAATGGAGAAGATAATAAAGATATATGAGGTAGACGAACAATGGagacaagaagatagatgacTCTACGTACTGGTGAGTATTATCGCCCCTTTCCGCTTAGCACGTTTCACTACGTCCCATAAACTTTTCCTAGAGGCTGGATCAAGCCCAGTACTTGGCTCATCCATGTAAACAACCTTGAGAAATTTCCTCAAAAGACATTGTTACATCTAAGAAgttaaataacatataatagATCTTTCGATATGAAGAGAGGTTTCAAGTTACTTTAGGGTTTCCTATAAGAGAAATGGCAACGCTTAGCCGTCTCTTCATCCCTCCGCTGTATCTTCTGATCTGTTTGTCCCCATTTCCTCCATGAAAAAGGTTCACACTGCGAAGTGACTCTTCAACAGCCTAAAAAAGGGAGAACActctttttaccaaaaaaaaagggagaacactctctctctctcttttttttaaatttccttTGCACATAAAACAATCTCCAATGGatcactctatttttttctttaaaatataataattctaTAATTGAGTTGGGTTACAttcaaatagtaaaaaatatagtATCATTTGAGCATTTTtactgtaaattttattttatagtgaaaaatagagtgggtTGGAGATGTTCCAAGTCATTGACAAACCAATCAAGTGAAAACATAAACTTACTTGGGTTAAGACAGAACCTTGAAGATTCTTGAGCCTTCCATAGAAAAGTAGATGCTCCCTTCCACTCAATTTATCCCACAAGAGACTGTGGATAAATGAAATGAACTAAGAAACAATGTAGCCTCGGAAGAAAAGAAGATgcacattatatatatagatttactCGTGTTGCGGACAGACTCCAGTTGTTGTATATATCCTATCCATATCCGTTAAAATATCAAGACCTTGGACGAATGCTGAGCCAGATGATGGTTTAATGATTCCTGTCATCTACACATAACATTTGACTGAACATGGGAGTTTTATAAGACAAAaggatcaataaaaaaaatatgaatcttACAGACCATGTTGATGAAAGAGGTTTTGCCAGCTCCATTAGGACCAAGCATGCCAAAGCATTCTCCTTGAGGTAAAGCAAGAGATAATCCTCTTACCGCGAGTTTCTGAGGGTTCCCGTCCTTACCTGAGTATACCTTCTTCAGATTATTGCATAAAACCGCGCAGTTTTCAGTTGATTCAAGTAGATACTGCTCTACTTTCTCCCTCTGACACCATAATAATCTTAAGTCagtattttgtcaattaaaaaaaaaacagatcttgATCTTGTATCTGTTTACCTCTTGACACACATCTGGTTTCTCCATTTCGACGACAAATTTGGAAATCTGTTTGTTAGAGTAGTGATGTTGTTTCTTCTTTGAAGGGGTTTGCAGGAAGAAGAACAATGGATGTTTACTAGAGTAAGTGATTTGATCAATGTAAAACGCTGAAACAAGAAGTAGAAGCCACTCAATGAGCATGATACAAGTCACTTCTTTCATTCCATCCCCAAGATCTCTCCATCTCATTCCATTAACCCCACGGTAGTCTGCTGCAAACGCAGACTGTGATAACTCGTATAGCCCACGGTACAAAGAAAAGCCAGGGTATAACTCCATTGCAATGATCCATTCTCCTATAGAAAAATCACATGAATCAACTCATAAACCTTGCGTTTTTTTTGGACTACTAGCAAATGCTTGAGTGGGGTTTAAGAACTTACTTGGGAAGTGAGGATCTTCCAAGAAgaattgaaaaagaaagattCCTAGGAGTCCAGTTCCAAAGACATATATGTATGCTATAACTGAATGATTTCAACAATTGTGTTCATCACTTAATGAATTTCGAATCAAGATTCAAGACGAAGATGATATACTGTACCTGTAGCAGTTTTAACATCTGAAAACATTGCAGATACTAAGAAAGCTACTGATATTTGAAGATTTATGCTAATCAGGAAGAACACAAGCTGGATACTATAGTCATTAAGCCTGAAGAAGTTTAACCCTGGAGGACAAAGTAAAAAGAATAATGAACATAGAAAGACACATATTAGCAAATTCGATAGAGTTTGTGGCTTAGTTACCAATGGCTGAACCGAATACCGCGAAACACAACATGTATAGAATCGACACAAGAACAAAATAGGTGTACGAAACTATCCAGTAAGGAGCATCACCAAGTCCATGCATCTTCATCATGATTCTTAACCTCTGTTGTTTCTCATAGACCAGTGTGGTTAAGATCACCTTACATGATCCAGATAAAAACTTCAATTAAAAGCCACGAGAGAAGTGTTTACGAGTGTTTCATTCAGACAATCTTAAAGACTTACAGGGAATAACAGCAGAATGACCCATGTGAAGAAGAGCGGACCGATCAGGGAGGTGATGTCTAGGGTCAATTTAGTCTCTGGTTTGGGCATTTCTTTGATATACTCAAAGAGGATCTTTGTCTGAGAACCTTTTAGGAACTCAAGATATGCATTAGATGCCTGAAAAGACAAATTCTGAACTCAAGATTGTGTAGTAAAATGAtaacatctatatatattattgagaTGAGCAAAGGCTTAAAGCAAAATAAGCACCAGGTTGACCAAGCGAGGGACTCGAATCAGAGCCATAGGCCGAATCACTGTATTGTTCTTGTAGGTAGAGTTGTACCAAACATTAACATTGAGTCTGTTCCCATTTGTGTTCTGAAAATCAAAAGCTACAAAATGGAAACTTAAGTCACAGAACACTACTATCTAAAGACATATCATTGTGAGATgagatgatgatggtgatgatgatgatgatgatcatgatgatgatgatgatgtgagACCTGCAGTATACTCGTTAATCTTCTCTTCTTGATTTCCTTTTCGATAACCTTTGAAAAGCTCCTTGTTCACATCGAAAGTACTATTCCGCCACAAATTTAGTCCTCTGACACAAGTTATCTCTATACTCAAAAGGCAAACAAACAAGCCATAAATACTCTGTTTTCTTGAATACATCAAGATTTCGATATAGAATTTTGGCGACTACCTTTGGGGAATGAAAGAGGTGGTTGGTGAATTAAGATTGAGAAGGAAGAGTTCGGTGAGCATTTGTGTTTGATATTGTAGATGGGGAGATCTGAGATGAAAGAAGAGTCCATATAATTGGTGTATGCAGGCAAAGATGACGACCCCTGCATACATATAGTATAAAGTTACAGAATCAAAATGAAgcgaaaaataccaaaaaacaaataaaaaattcaagaaCTTACCAATACATAATTGGCTAAATCTCCACCAAACTCAGGTGAATTGCTATACATATTCCGCATTAGAgctggaaaacaaaaaaaaaaaacttattaaacaaaaaatagaaagaaattttataaatattttgtttcgtAAAGGAGTTATTGATATGGTTGATACTTTCTCCAAGCGACTGGTTATTCCCGGTGAAGAGAAAGGTGACAGGTGAAGAATGGCTCAGGTACAGTGTAGTCGTGGCTCGGTATTGAGGAGACGGAATTTGAAGTAATGGTGTCCACTGTGATGGGTTAGGAATGACGCAAAACGCTGCTTGATCCGAAGTAGAATACCTTAAGCCACAAGTTTTCTCATTTAAGCACCCACATTGACCATGGTCCTCGTTGAATTGAGAGTCAAAGAGCAACTGAATAACAACGAGAAGTAGACAGAGGAAGAAAGGGATCGTGACGAGACGTACATTGCTCCATATGTTACGTTTCTGCATCAAAGAACAAACAAGGCAACATGTTACTCTGTTTAGGCTGTTTAAGTAAATCTTTGAGAAAAATTTGAAACCTGGAAAACTAAATTTTTCCTAAGTAAAGCATCGGCTTGAGTCAAGATACTTGCAGGCCTTGAATCCGTCATCATTGATAATGTATAAAGATTTGATGGAGTCGAATAATGAAATCTCgaaatatgttttcttgaatGTGTGTATATATGACACGATGGAAGGCACAGTTGTAGTAGCTTATGGTGTTTCTTATCAGGCAATAAGAGATGACATATATTAACTGTACACGTTACTGAAGTGGCCTACAGGTATTGGACAATAGggttgtgttttcttgtaaatTCTATTTCGTGTAGGCCACGTAAGAGGCTTGCTTGCATCACTCACCTAAGAAATGTACTTTTTACCAAAACCTATATAAATATGCATATAAGAAGAAGATTTAAGCTTAATTTTTGTTGTTCATTAGCACAAGTAAATATCTCAACCATTTCGATTTAagcttaatattttttgttcattagcACAAGTAGGCCGgggacttattatccgagatccggattcgatccgagatccgctccggatccgctccgaaaataggatatccggggtgcccggatccgaatccggatagtaaaatcttggatccgtgcaaaccgaatccggatatcttaatttttaggtccggatccgtatttttaaaatacattaaatttttaaattttattaatattaatatttgatatattaatatttatacatgaattaatcttataatattatattttagtttttacaatattataaacatatataaatatatttataaatatttaatttatgtattatattaaaaaaatagtattttttgttaaaaaaattatttttaattattttgacggatccggatccggatccggatatccgcggataatagaatatcgagacggatatccgaaatccggatatccggaaaccacgactccggatccggatattaaatccacagatccgacggatccggatccggatccggataccctaaattttccggatatccggatccgtcccagggTTAAGCACAAGTGAATATCTCAACCATTTCGATTTAAGCTTATTTTTTTGGAAAGCCACAACGTTAAAAAAATCGGTTTAGGCGAAATGATTtcctaaaaattttttttatttatttaaagacTCTGAACAACACTCAAAAATATTACAAGGGATTCAACTCTCTCAATTCAAGTAGCTTGGATTACAACACTCTTCAAACTTCCTTATTTATATTACAAGGATTTTAATACACACCACTCATAGTTGCATAATACACACCACACAAAGTTGCCCAATATTTTGCCACATTTAGTTGACATAATATTTTGGCAACATACTTATTATGATTt
The window above is part of the Brassica napus cultivar Da-Ae chromosome C3, Da-Ae, whole genome shotgun sequence genome. Proteins encoded here:
- the LOC106345199 gene encoding ABC transporter A family member 8 isoform X1, with the translated sequence MMTDSRPASILTQADALLRKNLVFQKRNIWSNVRLVTIPFFLCLLLVVIQLLFDSQFNEDHGQCGCLNEKTCGLRYSTSDQAAFCVIPNPSQWTPLLQIPSPQYRATTTLYLSHSSPVTFLFTGNNQSLGETLMRNMYSNSPEFGGDLANYVLGSSSLPAYTNYMDSSFISDLPIYNIKHKCSPNSSFSILIHQPPLSFPKEITCVRGLNLWRNSTFDVNKELFKGYRKGNQEEKINEYTAAFDFQNTNGNRLNVNVWYNSTYKNNTVIRPMALIRVPRLVNLASNAYLEFLKGSQTKILFEYIKEMPKPETKLTLDITSLIGPLFFTWVILLLFPVILTTLVYEKQQRLRIMMKMHGLGDAPYWIVSYTYFVLVSILYMLCFAVFGSAIGLNFFRLNDYSIQLVFFLISINLQISVAFLVSAMFSDVKTATVIAYIYVFGTGLLGIFLFQFFLEDPHFPREWIIAMELYPGFSLYRGLYELSQSAFAADYRGVNGMRWRDLGDGMKEVTCIMLIEWLLLLVSAFYIDQITYSSKHPLFFFLQTPSKKKQHHYSNKQISKFVVEMEKPDVCQEREKVEQYLLESTENCAVLCNNLKKVYSGKDGNPQKLAVRGLSLALPQGECFGMLGPNGAGKTSFINMMTGIIKPSSGSAFVQGLDILTDMDRIYTTTGVCPQHDLLWDKLSGREHLLFYGRLKNLQGSVLTQAVEESLRSVNLFHGGNGDKQIRRYSGGMKRRLSVAISLIGNPKVVYMDEPSTGLDPASRKSLWDVVKRAKRKGAIILTTHSMEEAEVLCDRLGIFVNGSLQCIGNPKELKGRYGGSYVLTMTTSEEHEQEVEKLVHSFSKNAKKIYRTLGTQKFELPKKETKIAEVFQAVEKAKKMFPVVAWGLADTTLEDVFVKVAQTS
- the LOC106345199 gene encoding ABC transporter A family member 8 isoform X2 gives rise to the protein MMTDSRPASILTQADALLRKNLVFQKRNIWSNVRLVTIPFFLCLLLVVIQLLFDSQFNEDHGQCGCLNEKTCGLRYSTSDQAAFCVIPNPSQWTPLLQIPSPQYRATTTLYLSHSSPVTFLFTGNNQSLGETLMRNMYSNSPEFGGDLANYVLGSSSLPAYTNYMDSSFISDLPIYNIKHKCSPNSSFSILIHQPPLSFPKEITCVRGLNLWRNSTFDVNKELFKGYRKGNQEEKINEYTAAFDFQNTNGNRLNVNVWYNSTYKNNTVIRPMALIRVPRLVNLASNAYLEFLKGSQTKILFEYIKEMPKPETKLTLDITSLIGPLFFTWVILLLFPVILTTLVYEKQQRLRIMMKMHGLGDAPYWIVSYTYFVLVSILYMLCFAVFGSAIGLNFFRLNDYSIQLVFFLISINLQISVAFLVSAMFSDVKTATVIAYIYVFGTGLLGIFLFQFFLEDPHFPREWIIAMELYPGFSLYRGLYELSQSAFAADYRGVNGMRWRDLGDGMKEVTCIMLIEWLLLLVSAFYIDQITYSSKHPLFFFLQTPSKKKQHHYSNKQISKFVVEMEKPDVCQEREKVEQYLLESTENCAVLCNNLKKVYSGKDGNPQKLAVRGLSLALPQGECFGMLGPNGAGKTSFINMMTGIIKPSSGSAFVQGLDILTDMDRIYTTTGVCPQHDLLWDKLSGREHLLFYGRLKNLQGSVLTQAVEESLRSVNLFHGGNGDKQIRRYSGGMKRRLSVAISLIGNPKVVYMDEPSTGLDPASRKSLWDVVKRAKRKGAIILTTHSMEEAEVLCDRLGIFVNGSLQCIGNPKEKI